CCTCACCCTTAATCCCTCTCCCACGGGGAGAGGGAGACAGGGTACCGCCGCGTTCTCTTCTATCTCGACCTCGACCCTCACCCTAGCCCGTAGGCGCGCCTCTCCCTAAAAGGGAGAGGGGGACCGTTTCGCCCCCCACCCTAACCCGTAACCGCGCTTCCCCCCAGAGGGGAGAGGGGACATGCGGCAGCCCTCACACCGGCCCACTCACCGGGCCAACAGGTCGGCGACGACCAACTCCACCGGCTCCCGCTCCCGCCAGTAGCACACCCGCTCGTAACCGACTTCACTCAGCAACCCCAGACCGCGGCGTATCTGCGCCGGACCGAAACGCGCCAGGTCGTGCGCGTCGGACCCCACGGTGACGAAACGGACCCCTTCCTCCCGCGCCATGACCAGCGCCTCGGGACCGGGGTAGGGCTCGCCGGGGGCCTGGCCCCAACCGGCCACGTTGAGCTCGACACCCGTGCCGGTGTCGGCGCAGGCGCGGAAAACCGCCCGCAATTCCTTTTCCCAGCGCCGGGCCTCGAAGGGGCCGTAGTAGAGCACCCCGTACCGCTTACAGATGTCGGCGTGGCCCAGGACGTCGAAAATCCCCGAGGCGGCGGCCCCGAGGAGAATCTCGAAGTAACTCCCGTAGGCCTCCTCCACCGGGGTTTTCTCGAAGTACAGCCGGGCCTTCTCCCGGGAGC
This window of the bacterium genome carries:
- a CDS encoding PHP domain-containing protein, with protein sequence MLDCHLHSDLSRDSKVPLAEYARLARRHRYVALVTAEHLDLDPGDYSYGFYDPARHLAAVAEARPLAPDTYVGLGVELSYQRGREAETAAACARLPYDMLIGSVHYLDDIGATISSREKARLYFEKTPVEEAYGSYFEILLGAAASGIFDVLGHADICKRYGVLYYGPFEARRWEKELRAVFRACADTGTGVELNVAGWGQAPGEPYPGPEALVMAREEGVRFVTVGSDAHDLARFGPAQIRRGLGLLSEVGYERVCYWREREPVELVVADLLAR